The Streptomyces sp. NBC_00335 DNA window CCAAAATCGCCGCTTTCGCCGTCGAGAACTCCTCGGCCGTGAGGATCCCCGCCTGGTGCAGCTCTCCCAGCTCGCGCAGCCGGCGCAGCAGGGAGTCGTGGTCGGTTGCCGGGGCGGTGCCGGCGGCCGGAGCCGGGGCGGCAGCCGGAGCAGGGGCCGGGAGGGTCCCGGGCGGGAGCGGGAGCGGGAGCGGGAGCGGAAGCGAGGGCAGGGGCTCGGGCCCGGGCGCGGGTGCCGCCGGGTGGGGCATGCGGACCACCACGGCAGCCGCGACCAGCGCCATCAGGTGGGACTTCTTGGAGCCGTACAGCTCCACCGTGTACGGGTCGTACTTCGGCGGGGCGCTCTGGGCGGGGGCGCCCGCCAGGGCGAAGCGGATCAACCCGTTCGTCAGCCCCCGGGCCGGGGCCCACTCCACCGACCGCAGGTCCGCGACCCGGAACTCCCGGACTCCGCCGGACCGTTTCGCCTCCTCCGCCATCCAGTTCCACTCCAGGGACACCCGGTCCCCGTCGAAGGCCACGGTCCCCTCGCCCGCGTCGACCGTGATCGGCACCGCGGGGCCCGGCAGGAGGTAGGAGTCGGCGGACCCGGCATCCACCTGGTCCAGAAGCAGGGCGTTGCGGACCTCGTCCACGAAGTACTCCGCCACCCCGCCGCGGTCCGGTTCCACGGTCAGCCGGTACGGATCGGAGGCCTCCGGCAGCCGGCCGCCCGTCACCTGGAGCAGCGGGTCCGCGCCGTCACGCAGCCGCAGGCGCAGCCGGCCCGCCTGGCGCCCCGGTTCGAAGGAGATGCCGGCCAGCGCGCGCAGCGGGACGAGCACCTCGCCCAGCGTCTGGCGCAGCAGGCTCACCCCCTTGTCGCGGCCCGGCACGATGCGCACCGCGTCCCCGTCGAAGGTCCATGTGCCGTCCTTCTGGATGATTTCCGCCATCCTTGGATTCTTGCACCGGCCCCACGAGCCCGGTTGGCCTATACCTAGGCCCATGAGAGTCCCGCGACGCATGCTCGCCGCCCTCCTCGTCCTCGCCGCCGTCCCCGCGGCCGCCTCCTGCAGCAGCGCCGCGAGGGGGGACGACGCCCGACCCCGTCGAGCAGCTTCCGAGCCCCCCGTCGTGCTCGCGCCCTACGAACGGCTCCTGCCGGCTCCCGTTTCCGCGCACGCCGAAGGCCCGGGCTACGCCTTCGGTCCGGGCACGGTCATCCGTACCGGCCTGACCGACGACGAGGCGGTCCGCAGGGTCGGCGAACTCCTCGCCGAGCAGTTGCGCGGCCCCAGCGGGCTGCCGCTGCCCGTGGTCGACGGAGTGGAGGGCGACGGGATCCGGCTGCGGATCGACGAACGGGCCGAGGGCGCGGGGGAGGAGGGCTACCGGCTGGAGTCCGGGCCCGGCGGGGTCACCCTCACCGCCCGCACGCCCGCGGGGCTCTTCCACGCCGGCCAGACGCTGCGCCAGCTCCTGCCGGTGTCCGGTCCGGGGACGGTGCCGGGCGGCACGGTCACCGACGCGCCGCGCTTCGCGTACCGGGGGGCGATGGTGGACGTGGCCCGCCACTTCTTCACGGTGGAGCAGGTCAAGCGGTACGTCGACCAGCTCGCGCAGTACAAGGTCAACACCCTGCACCTGCACCTGACCGACGACCAGGGCTGGCGCATCGCGATCGACTCCTGGCCCGGGCTCGCGGAGCACGGGGGCGCGAGCGAGGTCGGCGGCGGACCCGGCGGGCACTGGACGAAGGACGAGTACCGGGACCTGGTGGCGTACGCCTCGGAGCGGTACGTGGACGTGGTCCCGGAGATCGACATGCCCGGCCACGTGAACGCCGCACAGGCCGCCTACGCCGAGCTGAACTGCGACGGCAAGGCGCGCGAGCACTACACCGGGATCAAGGTCGGCTTCAGCTCGCTGTGCGTGGGCAAGGAGCGGACCTACGAGTTCATCGACCAGGTGCTGGGGGAGCTCGCGGAGCTGACCCCCGGCAAGTACCTGCACATCGGCGGCGACGAAGCGCACTCCACGCCCGCCGCGGACTACGCGGCCTTCATGGACCGCGCCCAGGCGGTCGTGGCGAAGCACGGCAAGACGGTGGTGGCCTGGCACCAGCTCGCGACGGCCCGCCCGGCCCCGGGAGCGGTGCTCCAGTACTGGGGACACGACCGCACGGCGGCCCCCGAGAAGGCGGCGGTGGCCGCGGCCGCCAAGGCCGGCAGCCCGGTGATCCTGTCCCCGGCGGACCGGCTCTACCTGGACATGAAGTACGACAAGGAGACGAAGCCGGGTCTGGCCTGGGCCGGGTACGTGCCGGTGCGCCGCGCCTACGACTGGGACCCGGGGACCTATATGACGGGCCTCCCGGAGTCTTCGGTCCTCGGGGTGGAGGCCCCGCTGTGGACGGAGACCATCGCGACGCGGGGGGACTGGGAGCTGATGGCCTTCCCGCGCGTACTGGGGCTGGCGGAGCTGGGCTGGTCCCCGGCCGCCGGCCGCGACTGGACCTCGTACCGGCTGCGCCTGGCCGCCCAGGGCCCGCGGCTGGACGCCCAGGACGTCACCTTCTTCCGGGCGCCGGACGTGCCGTGGGGCCCGTGACGGCCCGCCGGAACGGGGCACCACCTGCCTGACCCCCTGGATCGGACGGTGCTGCAGGATGTGCGGGTGATATTCCGAGGCAGGAAGCTCCCGGGCGTCGTGGAGCAGTTCGAGAAGGCCGTGCGCGCGCAGGACGCGCCGGTATCGGAACGGGCGTTCGCGAAGCTCCTTCGGGTGGCCGGCAAGGCCGGGGACGCCGAGTACCGGGAGGCGGGACCCCGGCTGGCGGCGCTGCTCGGGGAGATCCCGCCCGGGCCGAGGGCCACGGTCGGGGTGATCGTCGGGGCGTGCGTGGAGCGGGGCGCGGACCCGGTCGTCTGCGCGCCGGGGATCCTCACCGGGGCCACGGAGGCGTTCGCGGTCGCCCTTGAATTCTGCGCGCGCTGGGCGGAGACGGGCGGCGGGGAACTGCCGGGCCCCGAGGGCGAGCACACCGACGAGATCGCCGAGCGGGTGGGGCACGACCTCGCGGTGGGCTGGTTCTCGCTGCCGGAATGGGAGATGGCGGCCGTCGCCGTGCTGGGCACGGCGGCCGTGCGCCGGACGGTGGAGGGCAAGGCGGAGCTGCTCGCCCGCGTGGAGCGGGTGACGGAGGCCTCGGGCGACGCGTTCAAGTGCCTGACGTACGCCCTGCGGGTGCTGGACGACGAGCCGCTCATCGTCCTGCACCGCGAGAGCGGGACCGGCTTCGCCCTGCGCATGAGCGGAATCGGTGACAACTTCCAGCTGCACACCCTGCTCGCGGGCGTGCTCACCGGCGGCAACCACGTGCCGGGCGAGGCCCCGTCGGCGCGGGAGGTCGCCGTGTGCCGGGACGCCGACGGGATGGTCCCGACGACCGGGGCGTTCAACCTGGTCGGTGCGGACGGGATCTGGATCTTCAACGAGGGCACCCCGACCGACATCGCCGTCGTGGACGGCGTCCGGCTGCTCGTCCTGGACCCGTCCCCGTACCGGCGGAGCTGGGAGGCGGGGCGGTTCTTCCCCGGCATGCACGGCGACCTGGTGCTGGAGCGGGTGCTCGGCGCGGAGGAGACCGCCGGCTGGTTCGGCAAGGTGGCTCCGGACAAGGGGTGGGCGCGCGCGTGAGGAACCGGAGCTGGGGCTAGAGCGCCGCGGTCGGGTCCTCGTCGGGGGCCCGGCCCGCGTAGGCCTCCGCGAGGAGCTGTTCCTCGCTCGCGCCGAGCCGCCAGTATCCGGTGAAGCGGACCGCGCGCCGGTCGACGCCGCAGTCCTGGACGAAGTGCCTGCGGACCGCGCGGATCGTCGCGGACTCGCCCGCGATCCAGGCGTACGGGGCTCCGGCGGCGGGCCGTTCGGCCGCCCGGAGGGCCTCCAGCACCCGGTCGGTGCGTTCCGGGCCGGTGCCCGGCTCCCGGACCACCCAGGTGATGTCCGCGTCGGCGGACGTCGGCAGGTACAGCCGGTCGTCCTCGTGCGGGACCTCGAACCAGGCCCTGACCGGGGTGCCCTCGGGGAGCCGGTCCAGGATCGCGGAGGCCGCGGGCAGGGCGGTCTCGTCGGCGTACATCAGGATCGCGTCGGTGGCGGCCGGCGGCTGGAAGCGTACGGACTTGTTCTCCGCGACGGCCGGGCCGATGGCCATGATCCGGCGGCCGGTCACCGCGCGGCCCGCCCAGGACGAGGCGGGGGAGGTGGTGCCGTGCAGGACGAAGTCGATGTCCACCTCGTCCACGCCCGCGGGGGTACGGCGCTGCTCGCGGACCGTGTACGAGCGCATCACCGGGCGCTCCTCGTCCGGCATCGCACGCCAGTCGCCGAACCAGGTGTCCTCGCCGGTGGACGGCAGCACCGTGTGCTCCCGGCCGGCGGGCGGCAGGAAGAGGGACAGGCTCTGGTCGTAGCCGCCCGAGCGGAAGTCCGTCAGGGAGGCGCCGCCGAAGGTGATCCGCAGGAAGGAGCGGCCGAGGCGGCGCGTGCGGAGCACTTCGAGCTCGAAGAACCGGAAGTGGGGGATCTCGGCTTCGGGCGCGGGCGCGGGCGCGGTGGTGGCGGCGGCGGTGCTGGCGTTGGCGTTGGCGGTCATGCGGAGGGTCCCCCCTGGGATCGGCGATGACGGGCGAAGCAGAAG harbors:
- a CDS encoding beta-N-acetylhexosaminidase, producing the protein MRVPRRMLAALLVLAAVPAAASCSSAARGDDARPRRAASEPPVVLAPYERLLPAPVSAHAEGPGYAFGPGTVIRTGLTDDEAVRRVGELLAEQLRGPSGLPLPVVDGVEGDGIRLRIDERAEGAGEEGYRLESGPGGVTLTARTPAGLFHAGQTLRQLLPVSGPGTVPGGTVTDAPRFAYRGAMVDVARHFFTVEQVKRYVDQLAQYKVNTLHLHLTDDQGWRIAIDSWPGLAEHGGASEVGGGPGGHWTKDEYRDLVAYASERYVDVVPEIDMPGHVNAAQAAYAELNCDGKAREHYTGIKVGFSSLCVGKERTYEFIDQVLGELAELTPGKYLHIGGDEAHSTPAADYAAFMDRAQAVVAKHGKTVVAWHQLATARPAPGAVLQYWGHDRTAAPEKAAVAAAAKAGSPVILSPADRLYLDMKYDKETKPGLAWAGYVPVRRAYDWDPGTYMTGLPESSVLGVEAPLWTETIATRGDWELMAFPRVLGLAELGWSPAAGRDWTSYRLRLAAQGPRLDAQDVTFFRAPDVPWGP
- a CDS encoding DUF4429 domain-containing protein, producing the protein MAEIIQKDGTWTFDGDAVRIVPGRDKGVSLLRQTLGEVLVPLRALAGISFEPGRQAGRLRLRLRDGADPLLQVTGGRLPEASDPYRLTVEPDRGGVAEYFVDEVRNALLLDQVDAGSADSYLLPGPAVPITVDAGEGTVAFDGDRVSLEWNWMAEEAKRSGGVREFRVADLRSVEWAPARGLTNGLIRFALAGAPAQSAPPKYDPYTVELYGSKKSHLMALVAAAVVVRMPHPAAPAPGPEPLPSLPLPLPLPLPPGTLPAPAPAAAPAPAAGTAPATDHDSLLRRLRELGELHQAGILTAEEFSTAKAAILGRF
- a CDS encoding siderophore-interacting protein, coding for MTANANASTAAATTAPAPAPEAEIPHFRFFELEVLRTRRLGRSFLRITFGGASLTDFRSGGYDQSLSLFLPPAGREHTVLPSTGEDTWFGDWRAMPDEERPVMRSYTVREQRRTPAGVDEVDIDFVLHGTTSPASSWAGRAVTGRRIMAIGPAVAENKSVRFQPPAATDAILMYADETALPAASAILDRLPEGTPVRAWFEVPHEDDRLYLPTSADADITWVVREPGTGPERTDRVLEALRAAERPAAGAPYAWIAGESATIRAVRRHFVQDCGVDRRAVRFTGYWRLGASEEQLLAEAYAGRAPDEDPTAAL